The DNA region CCTTTTGTAAGGCTACCACTAGTTGAAGCAAGTTATGAATTACAAGAAAAAATTAGTACCTTTATCAACGAATATTAATTAACTAAAAGAGATAAATAATGTTGATAAAAGAAGTTGAAAAAGCATTAAATGAACAGATAACCGTTGAAGCGGAATCCTCTCAGATCTATTTAGCAATGGCATCTTGGGCCGAGGTAAAAGGACTGGAAGGTGTTGCTGAATTTATGTACGCCCAATCTGATGAAGAAAGAATGCACATGCTTAAGTTGGTTAAATATATAAATGAAAGGGGTGGTCACGCTAAAATTTCTCAATTAAAAGCACCACCATCTTCATTCGGATCGTTTAAAGAAATGTTTGAAACTTTATTTAAGCACGAAGTTCACGTTTCCAAAAGTATTAATGATTTGGTACACATTTGCTTAGAAGTAAAAGACTATGCTACTCATAACTTTTTGCAATGGTATGTAGCCGAACAAATTGAAGAGGAAGCGGTAGCTAGAACAATTCTTGATAAAATTAACCTTATTGGTAATGACAAAGGAGGGTTGTATCTATTTGATAACGATATAAAACAACTCACCGTACAATCTTCAGTTCAAATAGAACCTTAGTACTAGGTACTTTGTACTATTAACATATTTTTAGTAATCGTAAACTTAACATTTAGCTAACAAATTTTACATTTGTTTTTTATTATTAATGGCTACATCTTAAGCTATTAAAAAATAGTTTTTATTAATTAG from Aureibaculum sp. 2308TA14-22 includes:
- a CDS encoding ferritin translates to MLIKEVEKALNEQITVEAESSQIYLAMASWAEVKGLEGVAEFMYAQSDEERMHMLKLVKYINERGGHAKISQLKAPPSSFGSFKEMFETLFKHEVHVSKSINDLVHICLEVKDYATHNFLQWYVAEQIEEEAVARTILDKINLIGNDKGGLYLFDNDIKQLTVQSSVQIEP